In Salmo salar chromosome ssa14, Ssal_v3.1, whole genome shotgun sequence, the sequence CAAACTAGGGATTTCGtagctaattgaggtaagacagtaattcttctcatagattatgcatgtaagaactacacattgacacaaccCAAAACATGGGGTTTAAAAGATACTTACTAGTAGCCAAAGTActggagcatgtctttaatatttcagaacaacatatGGATTCTTTAGTAAAAAAACATGCTGAAGGCAAGTAGAGAGCCAGTCTATTAATGATCACTAAATAATGGATAAAAATACTAAACATGTTACAATTTCCCCATCTCCCCTTAGCCAGCGTGCGACTCACAAACccttcccccagtctcccctactaAAAGACAAGACCAagacactcaatatgtggtctcAATATGTGGTCTCAATATGAGGTCTCAATATGAGGTCTCAATATGTGGTCTCAATATGAGATCTCAATCTGTGGTCTCAATATGAGGTCTCAATATGAGGTCTCAATATGAGGCCTCTCAATATGAGGTCTCAATATGTGGTCTCAATATGTGGTCTCAATATGTGGTCTCAATCTGTGGTCTCAATATGTGGTCTCAATATGTGGTCTCAATATGTGGTCTGAATATGTGGTCGCAATATGTGGTCTCAATATGTGGTCTCAATATGAGGTCTCAATCTGTGGTCTCAATATGAGGTCTCAATATGAGGTCTCAATATGAGGTCTCAATATGAGGGCTCAATCTGAGGTCTCAATATGAGGTCTCAATATGAGGGCTCAATGTGTGGTCTCAATGTGAGGTCTCAATATGAGGTCTTAATCTGTGGTCTCAATATGAGATCTCAATATGAGGTCTCAATATGTGGTCTCAATGTGAGGTCTCAATATGAGGTCTCAATATGAGGTCTCAATATGAGGTCTCGGGACCGGACTCCGGTACTACAACTCGTCAACCTCTTCTCCTCCGCTTCATTTTTATGGCACtgttcactctctcgctctctctccatctctcactctcctctctccccctctccatctcttcttttgctctctctcttcctctctctccctgctctttctctctacctcctaATGCCGatcagacacagagagacggagagacgctCTTTCCATTGTTCTGCTTTCTACTCTAACTTGTGGCTCACAGCTGAATCAATACATCTAGTCAGGAATCAGTTGAGCTGTCTTTCTACTGTATAAGTACTGTATTTCTCCTTCACGAAACATACATAAACACAATCCTCACCTCTCCGTTGTGCACCGCTCCTGCGTCCATCATGGTAGGCTGGTTGTCGTTCTCATCCAGCACCTTGTCAGGTATAGGCGGGGGTCTGTCTTCCTCCTCGGGGTCCTCTGTGGGGttcacagcagcagtgatggtGGCTGAGCGCCTGGTCTCCAGGTCTGCACTAAAACGGCTCTTCTTGTTCAGATCCACTGAGGCGTACTCCACTCCCGCGCACAGGGGCCCCCGCTCTGGGGTGCCGGGGCTGAGGTGGCCGTtgtggagggctggagggttgggaGGTGGGAGGTGGTTGTGGGAAATGTCATTGTCATCAGGGCTGAGGGAAGACGTAGTACCGTGAGCGTTGGGTAGACCTGCAGCCATGCTTACAGGATGGTCCTTCAGCTCTTTGACCGTCTCGTACAGGGAGTCTTCAACGCTCACGTCCCGGGACGCCGTCAAGTCGCCACCTCTCTCCTTCACCACCTAGTTTAGTTGATTAAGACAGCCGTCAGTACATTAGGACTAGTCTTCCTGGGTCCATACAGTACAACCATACAAACAcaagtaaaataaatacataataacatcaacaacaacaatccCTAATACCTCGTAGGTGCCGTCtccagagggagggagaaggggtccACTGGAAGATCCCATCCCCTCCAGGGTGCTGTTGGGTGGGATGCTGGGCAGCTCGCGGTCCTGGGGACACTTGGAGCTTCGCAGTTCTGACTGACTGGACAGCATCTCCTCAGAGGGCTGGGGACTGCTGTCCTGGGTGTCTGTCAACACTGGGGGACGATGGATCAATACATTTGAGTTGAgttcaattgaattgaattttGTTGAGTTGAGTTGGGTTGCATTTAATTGAATTGGACACGACAAAGGGaaaagagatggtgtgtgtgggtggttatgctgggttacagagagagagtttgagtatGGGGAGCCTCAATCTTAAACAACAACATTGCATCTTTGAAAGCTGCAGTGGACAATTTGGACTAGTTAGCCTGTTCGTTCATAGATCTTATTTGTATTTTGGTTAACTCCTTTAACATTGGTTGTCATGCCAGCGGGCCTAACATTTGGCATGACAACCAACAGGGGAGCTGGCTACAACGCATATCTGTTACCAGACTATTAGTGGAACATGCTTCATGGATTAGACTGCCACAGGTGTGGAAATCACATGGAATAACCAAGTAAGTAAAGTAAAGTAATGAATATTACACTCTTTTAAAAAGTAATGAATGAAATGGCAACAAACAATAAATAACACATGCAGAAGcggtcgttgtgtgtgtgtgtgtgtgtgtgtgtgtgtgtgtgtgtgtgtgtgtgtgtgtgtgtgtgtgtgtgtgtgtgtgtgtgtgtgtgtgtgtgtgtgtgtgtgtgtgtgtgtgtgtgttacctgtaccaCTGGTTAGTGGGCCGTTGTGTGAGCTGCTCACCAATAGGTCAGTCCCTGGGCTGTCCACAGACTGACTACCAGTAAacgtctctctctcagacacctgTAGAACGACAAAGACTGGGTTAGGATGGGGATATGTggcttattataaacacaggtctaggatcagtttaccctGTGTGGTCCTGTGTGGTTCAGTTAGTACATATACTACAAATATATGCACACGCTGTACTATAAGTCTACTTTGGATAAGTGGAgtcatatacattatatatacagtaccagtcaaaggtttggacagacctactcattcaagggtttttctttagttgtactattttctacattgtagaataatagtgaaaacatcaacactatgaaataacacatacagttgaaatcgggaagtttacatacaccttagccaaatacatttaaactcagtttttcacaattcctgacatttaatcctagtaagaattccctgtcttaggtcagttaggatcaccactttattttaagaatgtgaaatgtcagaataatagtagagagaatgatttatttcagcttttatttctttcatcacattcccagtgggtcagaagtttacatacactcaattagtatttgctagcattgcctttaaattgtttaacttgggtcaaacaattcaggtagccttccacaagcttcccacaataagttgggtgaattttgtcccattcctcctaacagagctggtgtaactgagtcaggtttgtaggcctccttgctcgcacacgctttttcagttctgcccacataattttctgtaggattgaggttgGGCTTtttgacggccactccaataccttgattttgttgtacttaagccattttgccacaactttggaagtatgcttgtggtcattgtccatttggaagacccatttgtgaccaagttttaacttactgactgatcgtcttgagatgttgcctcaatatatccacatcattttccatcctcatgatgccatctattttgtgaagtgcaccaatccctcctgcagcaaagcacccccacaacatgatgctgccacccccgtgcttcacggttgggatgttgttcttcggcttgcaagcctccccctttttcctccaaacataacgatggtcgttatggccaaacagttctatttttgtttcttcagaccagaggacatttctccaaaaagtacgatctttgtccccatgtgcatttgcaaactgaaagtctggcttttttatggcggttttggagcagtggtttcttccttgctgagcggcctttcaagttatgtcgatataggactcgttttactatggatatagatacttgtgtacctgtttcctccagcatcttcacaaggtaatttgcttttgttctgggattgatttgcacttttcgcaccaaagtacgttcatctctaggagagacagaacgtctccttcctgagcggtatgacggctgcgtggtcccatggtgtttatacttgcgtactattgtttgtacagatgaacgtggtaccttcaggcgtttgaaaattgctcccaaggatgaaccagacttgcggagaCTTGCGGAGGTCAAAaaatcttttctgaggtcttggctgatttctattgattttcccatgatgtcaagcaaagaggcactgagtttgaaggtaggccttgaaaacaTCCAcgggtgcacctccaattgactcaaatgatttcaattagcctatcagaagcttctaaagccatgacatcattttctggaattttccaagctgtttaaaggcaccgtcaacttagtgtatgtaaacttctgacccactggaattgtgatacagtgaattataagtgaaataatctgtctgtaaacaattgttggaaaaattacttgtgtcatgcacaaagtagatgtcctaaccatcttgccaaaactatagtttgttgacaagaaatttgtggagttgttgaaaaattagttttaatgactccaacctaagtgtatgtaaacttccgacttcaactgtatggaatcatgtagtaaccaaacaagtgttaaacatatcaacatatatttgagattcttcaaagtagccaccctttgccttgatgacagttttgcacactcttgacattctctcagcacctggaatgctttccaacagtcttgaaggagttcccacatatgctgagcacttgttggctgcttttcctacaCTCTGTGATCCAACCCATCCCAAACCagctcaattggtttgaggtcgggtgattgtggaggccaggtcatctgatgcagcactccatcactctccttcttggtcaaatagcccttacacagcctggaggtgtgttgggtcattgacctgttgaaaaacaaatgatagtcccactaagtgcaaacctgatgtgatggagtatcgctgcagaatgatgtggtaactatgctggttatgtgtgccttgaattctaaataaattatcgacagtgtcaccagcaaagcacccatcaccatcacacctcctcctccatgcttcacggtgggaaccacacatacagagatcatccgttcacatactctgcgtctcacaaagacatggcggttggaaccaaaaatcgcaaatttggactcatcagaccaaaggacagatttccaacggtctaatgtccattgctcgtgtttcttggcccaagcaagtctcttcttcttattggtgtcctttagtagtggtttctttgcagcaattcgaccatgaaggcctgattcacgcagactcctctgaatagttgatgttgagatgtgtctgttacttgaactctgtgaagcatttatttgggctgcagtctTTGGTGCAGTTATTCTAATTaacttatcatctgcagcagaggtaactctgggtcttccattactgtggcggtcctcataagagtcagtttcatcatagagcttgatggtttttgagactgcacttgaagaaacaaatgatagtcccagtatgtgcaaaccagatgggatggtgtatcgctgcagaatgctgtggtagccatgctggttaagtgtgccttgaattcaaaatagatgactgacagtgtcaccagcaaagcacccctacaccatcacacctcctcctccatgcttcacggtgggaaccacacatgcagagatcatccgatcacctactgcagcagaggtaactctgggtcttcctttcctgtggcagtcctcatgagagccagtttcatcatagcgcttgatggtttttgagactgcacttgaaatgttccagattgactgatcttcatgccttaaagtaatgatggactgtcatttctctttccttatttgagctgttcttgccataatatggactcggtcttttaccaaatagggctatcttctgtatacccaccctacattgtcacaacacaacttattggctcaaacacattaagtaagaaagaaattccacaaattaacttttaacatggcccacatgttaattgaaatgcattccaagtgactacctcatgaagctggttgagagaatgccaagagtttgcaaagctgtcatcaaggcaaaggagtgcgtactggcggcagagaagtcagacgcaggagaacaaaaactgtgtttccaaacgGCGTAgtttaataacaacaacaaaaacaccgTAAAATAGAACAATCAAATAATGggtacataacccgacgcacaccaggacAGACATGCACAAGCACTTTGTCACGGCTTTCTTCTTTGGAGGACGATATAGcaaaatcgtcgtctgaaaaggtggaccaatatgcagcagagttggtgatcattttcttaatttatgaAAGATACGTTGAAcacgaaaaacaagaaaacaatcagCACGACCAATGACAGTTCTGCAGGCTCACAagaacacgcaatgcaaaaacaatctcccacaaaatacaagacaaacacacccaactaatataggacttccaatcaaaggcaacaccaaacagctgcc encodes:
- the LOC106570566 gene encoding phosphoprotein associated with glycosphingolipid-enriched microdomains 1, whose translation is MAPVLSALWELGVVGSGDSTTTSLGNEQLVLVGTLMTVSVFLLLSLLLLLCAGCQGPKKSNGRPVAHENLMNGVSERETFTGSQSVDSPGTDLLVSSSHNGPLTSGTVLTDTQDSSPQPSEEMLSSQSELRSSKCPQDRELPSIPPNSTLEGMGSSSGPLLPPSGDGTYEVVKERGGDLTASRDVSVEDSLYETVKELKDHPVSMAAGLPNAHGTTSSLSPDDNDISHNHLPPPNPPALHNGHLSPGTPERGPLCAGVEYASVDLNKKSRFSADLETRRSATITAAVNPTEDPEEEDRPPPIPDKVLDENDNQPTMMDAGAVHNGELDFPLSTSPGRDNPVVSESELSDMYTTVGKPGRDVEEKESDYSSIADIKGLVPEYSSSDLYATVRDIYPQPREEESDPQGPPTESIEPGYEIIHIPKTGSGEDLGLGNQVQEPDYESVGELALGLNRESSRL